In one window of Simkaniaceae bacterium DNA:
- a CDS encoding glycosyltransferase family 47 protein produces the protein MKVLWVSYPQKHYFQADWIEYLLSDFNTQVSFDPDLKHLENGCLLIFSENLKNEHIALIKKFAHDGKKFGLVHIGDEAYRANIEIYQYASFVFREYYSQKIAQIYRHVFFLPLGSKRGFILNKACHELPKISDRPYLWSFMGQVTKSSRKSMIAHLKQLKAQSFCHFNHSFNSQDCLSTETYQHVLKNTIFSPCPRGWINLDSFRLYESLESGCIPIVERGRDAYFLNAFKNPPFLIVRSWKEARNAIKNLQNDPEEIEKLRLRCFNWWIEEKRQLKKSIHDQIRKIQ, from the coding sequence TTGAAGGTCCTTTGGGTTTCATATCCCCAAAAGCACTATTTCCAAGCGGATTGGATTGAATATTTGCTTTCTGATTTTAATACTCAGGTTTCTTTTGATCCCGATTTAAAACATTTAGAAAATGGATGCCTGCTCATTTTTTCTGAAAATTTAAAAAATGAGCACATTGCACTCATTAAGAAATTTGCTCACGATGGAAAAAAATTCGGCTTAGTTCATATTGGGGATGAAGCCTATAGAGCAAATATAGAGATATATCAATATGCATCGTTTGTCTTTCGAGAATACTACTCTCAAAAAATTGCACAGATATATCGACATGTCTTTTTTTTACCTCTTGGTTCCAAAAGGGGCTTTATTTTGAATAAGGCTTGTCATGAACTCCCCAAAATTTCAGATAGGCCCTACCTCTGGTCATTTATGGGACAAGTGACTAAAAGCTCAAGAAAGAGTATGATTGCCCACCTTAAACAATTAAAAGCTCAATCATTTTGCCATTTTAATCATTCGTTTAACAGTCAAGATTGCTTATCGACGGAGACATATCAACATGTTTTAAAAAATACAATTTTTTCTCCCTGTCCCAGAGGATGGATCAATCTTGATTCTTTTCGTCTTTATGAATCTCTAGAATCGGGATGTATCCCAATCGTTGAGAGGGGTAGGGATGCCTATTTCTTAAATGCTTTTAAAAATCCTCCTTTTCTTATTGTCAGATCTTGGAAGGAAGCGAGAAATGCCATTAAAAATTTGCAAAATGATCCGGAAGAAATTGAAAAGTTAAGGTTGCGCTGTTTTAATTGGTGGATAGAGGAAAAAAGACAATTAAAAAAATCGATACATGATCAGATAAGGAAAATCCAATAA
- a CDS encoding glycosyltransferase family 2 protein, with product MSNFLMHSFAVLLLFFTFPSFASIKKNPFNIAKTSSEIAVSRKFVVFVPSFNNEKFCEKNLQSIFDQTYENYRVVYIDDCSTDETFKRVSKIVSESGKMDKVIIVRNPVNQKNLNNLYDCAHKYCSDDEIIVNLDGDDFFAHSDVLKHLNAYYQSDDVWVTWGSYIHWSTGAKGKHSRPVRTRALQHSVIRNLPYCYSHLKTFYAKLFKNIKREHLMFNNKFIQLAPDLPTMLPLIEMARTHAFFIPEVLYIYNDQNSLSEHHVVRRQDYQDVFKYVFSLPAYEAIQKRDW from the coding sequence ATGAGCAATTTTTTGATGCATTCTTTTGCGGTTTTACTTCTTTTTTTTACTTTCCCTTCTTTTGCAAGCATCAAAAAGAACCCCTTCAACATTGCAAAAACGTCAAGCGAGATAGCGGTTTCACGCAAATTTGTCGTTTTTGTCCCCTCCTTTAACAACGAAAAGTTTTGTGAGAAAAATTTGCAGTCGATATTCGATCAGACTTATGAAAATTATCGGGTTGTTTATATTGATGATTGCTCAACGGATGAGACTTTTAAAAGGGTTTCAAAAATCGTTTCCGAATCAGGTAAAATGGATAAAGTGATCATCGTCCGTAATCCGGTAAATCAAAAAAATCTGAATAACCTGTATGATTGTGCGCATAAATATTGCTCAGATGATGAAATCATCGTGAATTTAGATGGAGATGATTTTTTTGCCCATTCTGATGTGTTGAAGCATTTAAATGCATATTATCAATCGGATGACGTTTGGGTGACATGGGGGAGCTATATTCATTGGTCTACAGGGGCAAAAGGCAAGCACAGTAGGCCTGTGAGAACTAGAGCTCTACAACATTCAGTCATTCGAAATTTACCCTATTGTTATTCCCATTTGAAAACATTTTATGCAAAACTCTTTAAAAATATAAAAAGAGAACACTTAATGTTTAATAACAAGTTTATTCAACTGGCGCCTGATTTGCCAACAATGCTTCCACTCATTGAAATGGCGAGGACACATGCGTTTTTTATTCCCGAAGTGTTATATATCTATAATGATCAAAATTCACTCTCGGAACATCATGTCGTTAGAAGACAAGACTATCAAGATGTTTTCAAATATGTCTTTAGCTTACCGGCCTATGAGGCCATTCAAAAGAGAGACTGGTAA